In Pseudomonas sp. MTM4, one genomic interval encodes:
- the murJ gene encoding murein biosynthesis integral membrane protein MurJ, translated as MSDTSGKSGLLRSSAVVSVMTLLSRVLGMVRDMVVASYFGSGAAADAFFIAFKIPNFLRRLFAEGAFAQAFVPVLSEYRTKRTLLDVKLLVDRTAGMLGLILTGITAIGVLASPYVVMLFAPGFHDEPEKMQLAGELLRITFPYLLLISLTAFTSGVLNSYGRFAVPGFTPVLLNVCMIASAVFLTPYFDQPIMALAWGVFIAGFAQLAFQLPYVAKLGLLPRPRVKFGDEGVRRIMLLMVPALFGVSVSQINLLLDTVLASFLQTGSVSWLYYADRLSELPLGAFGIAIGTVILPSLSRQHAGEDPKAFSDTLNWALRMVLLVGIPAALALGILAEPLIASLFFYGAMSEEAVVQSALALEAYSLGVLAFMLIKVLAPGFFARQDLKTPVRVAIICMVANMVMNLILIWPLKHVGLALATSLSSMLNAGLLFWGLYKIGVFRVAPGWSVFLLRLAGGCAAMVATIWWLNAPSVEWFAWAWQQRALQLGLLVVAGIGAFVAGLVVLGLRPRHLRH; from the coding sequence ATGTCCGATACGTCCGGCAAAAGCGGATTGCTGCGTTCTAGCGCGGTAGTCAGCGTGATGACGCTGCTGTCCAGGGTGCTGGGCATGGTACGCGATATGGTCGTGGCCAGCTACTTCGGGTCCGGTGCTGCGGCGGACGCATTTTTCATTGCCTTCAAAATTCCCAATTTTCTGCGGCGCCTGTTTGCCGAAGGAGCTTTCGCCCAAGCGTTCGTGCCGGTGCTGTCGGAATACCGAACCAAGCGGACGTTGCTGGACGTCAAGCTGCTGGTCGATCGCACGGCCGGCATGCTTGGCTTGATCCTGACCGGCATTACTGCCATTGGGGTTCTGGCATCGCCTTATGTCGTGATGCTCTTCGCGCCGGGATTTCATGATGAACCGGAGAAAATGCAGTTGGCCGGCGAGTTGCTGCGCATCACCTTTCCCTACCTGCTGTTGATTTCCCTGACGGCCTTCACGTCCGGCGTGCTCAACAGTTATGGGCGCTTCGCTGTGCCGGGGTTTACGCCGGTGCTGCTCAATGTCTGCATGATCGCTTCGGCGGTGTTTCTTACGCCTTATTTCGACCAGCCCATCATGGCGCTGGCCTGGGGCGTATTCATTGCTGGATTTGCTCAACTGGCCTTCCAGCTTCCTTATGTCGCCAAGCTGGGGTTGTTGCCGCGGCCTCGGGTGAAGTTCGGTGACGAAGGCGTGCGACGGATCATGCTGTTGATGGTTCCCGCGTTATTTGGGGTGTCGGTCAGTCAGATCAATTTGCTGCTCGATACGGTGCTCGCCTCGTTCCTGCAGACTGGCAGCGTGTCGTGGCTTTATTACGCGGATCGGCTTTCGGAGTTGCCGCTCGGCGCGTTCGGTATCGCCATTGGTACGGTTATTCTTCCGAGCCTTTCGCGCCAGCACGCCGGCGAAGATCCCAAAGCTTTTTCCGATACGCTCAACTGGGCGCTGCGAATGGTGCTGCTGGTAGGTATTCCTGCGGCGCTCGCGTTGGGCATTCTGGCCGAGCCGCTGATTGCCAGCCTGTTCTTCTACGGTGCGATGAGCGAGGAGGCGGTGGTGCAGTCGGCCCTTGCGCTTGAGGCTTACTCGCTTGGGGTGCTGGCATTCATGCTGATCAAGGTGCTCGCGCCCGGCTTCTTCGCTCGCCAGGATTTGAAGACGCCGGTGCGGGTCGCGATCATTTGCATGGTCGCCAATATGGTGATGAACCTGATCCTGATCTGGCCGCTCAAGCATGTCGGGTTGGCGCTGGCGACTTCGCTGTCATCAATGCTCAACGCCGGACTGCTGTTTTGGGGCTTGTACAAGATCGGCGTGTTTCGAGTTGCGCCGGGCTGGAGCGTATTTCTCCTGCGGCTGGCGGGCGGTTGTGCCGCCATGGTGGCGACGAT
- the rpsT gene encoding 30S ribosomal protein S20 — protein sequence MANSPSAKKRAIQAEKRRSHNASLRSMVRTYIKNVVKAIDAKDLEKARTAYTAAVPVIDRMADKGIIHKNKAARHKSRLNGHIKALGEAAAA from the coding sequence GTGGCCAACAGCCCTTCCGCCAAAAAACGCGCAATTCAGGCTGAGAAGCGTCGCAGCCACAACGCCAGCCTGCGCTCCATGGTCCGCACCTACATCAAGAATGTGGTCAAGGCCATTGATGCAAAAGATCTGGAAAAAGCTCGTACTGCTTACACCGCAGCCGTGCCTGTAATCGACCGCATGGCCGACAAGGGCATCATCCACAAGAACAAAGCCGCTCGTCATAAGAGCCGCCTGAACGGCCACATCAAGGCCCTCGGCGAAGCTGCTGCAGCCTAA
- a CDS encoding CreA family protein encodes MRLAKALMVLLVCPAVSMAREVGEVDTVFKWLGPNHKIVVEAFDDPKVEGVTCYLSRARTGGIKGGLGLAEDRAEASIACRQVGPIRMSDELEDGEVVFKERTSLVFKTMQVVRFFDEARNTLVYLVYSDRVIEGSPQNAVTAIPILPWMQNP; translated from the coding sequence ATGCGGTTGGCGAAGGCTTTGATGGTGCTGCTGGTCTGTCCGGCAGTCAGCATGGCGCGTGAAGTGGGTGAGGTCGACACGGTTTTCAAGTGGCTCGGGCCGAATCACAAGATCGTCGTGGAGGCGTTCGATGATCCCAAGGTCGAGGGTGTTACCTGCTATTTGTCTCGCGCCAGAACCGGCGGCATCAAGGGCGGGCTCGGCCTTGCCGAAGATCGCGCCGAGGCCTCTATTGCCTGCCGACAGGTTGGGCCGATTCGCATGAGTGATGAGCTTGAAGATGGTGAGGTCGTGTTCAAGGAGCGGACCTCGCTGGTGTTCAAGACCATGCAGGTGGTGCGCTTTTTCGATGAGGCGCGTAATACGCTGGTTTATCTGGTTTACAGCGACCGGGTGATCGAAGGTAGCCCGCAGAATGCCGTAACGGCGATTCCAATACTCCCCTGGATGCAAAATCCATAG
- the proB gene encoding glutamate 5-kinase codes for MRDKVSGARRWVVKIGSALLTADGRGLDQAAMAVWVDQMVALRQAGVELVLVSSGAVAAGMSRLGWAARPKAVHELQAAAAVGQMGLIRAWEASFGRCEQQTAQVLVTHDDLSDRKRYLNARSTLRTLIDLGVVPVINENDTVVTDEIRFGDNDTLGALVANLVEADLLVILTDRDGMFDADPRTNPDANLISEARADDPALDAVAGSTGGALGRGGMQTKLRAARLAARSGAHTVIVGGRIESVLTRLKAGEQLGTLLAPECSRHAARKQWLAGHLQTRGSLTLDAGAVQALKQGNRSLLPVGVKAAQGGFRRGEMVVCVGPEGQEVARGLVNYNAAEAQRILGHSSDEIEKLLGYVDEPELIHRDNMILV; via the coding sequence ATGCGGGACAAGGTGAGCGGCGCGCGGCGCTGGGTAGTTAAGATCGGCAGCGCTTTGCTGACCGCTGATGGTCGCGGTCTCGATCAGGCGGCTATGGCTGTCTGGGTCGATCAGATGGTGGCGCTGCGGCAGGCCGGGGTCGAACTGGTGCTGGTTTCTTCCGGCGCGGTCGCTGCCGGCATGAGTCGCCTTGGTTGGGCGGCACGGCCCAAGGCTGTTCACGAGCTGCAGGCTGCGGCTGCGGTGGGGCAGATGGGGCTGATTCGCGCTTGGGAGGCCAGTTTCGGTCGTTGCGAGCAGCAAACTGCCCAGGTGCTGGTCACTCATGACGATCTGTCTGACCGTAAGCGCTATCTGAATGCGCGAAGCACGCTGCGTACGCTGATAGATCTAGGTGTGGTGCCGGTCATCAATGAGAACGATACCGTCGTCACCGACGAGATCCGTTTCGGTGATAACGATACCCTTGGCGCGCTGGTAGCTAATCTGGTCGAGGCCGACTTGCTGGTCATTCTCACCGATCGCGACGGTATGTTCGATGCCGACCCGCGGACTAATCCCGACGCCAATCTGATCAGTGAGGCGCGCGCTGATGATCCTGCGCTGGACGCAGTGGCAGGTTCGACGGGCGGCGCGCTGGGCCGTGGCGGTATGCAGACCAAACTGCGCGCGGCGCGCTTGGCGGCGCGTTCGGGGGCTCATACGGTGATTGTCGGTGGGCGCATCGAGAGCGTGTTGACGAGGCTGAAGGCTGGAGAACAGTTGGGTACCCTGTTGGCGCCGGAGTGCAGTCGTCATGCCGCACGCAAGCAGTGGCTCGCGGGGCATCTGCAGACGCGGGGGTCGCTAACACTGGACGCCGGTGCGGTGCAGGCGCTCAAGCAGGGGAATCGCAGTTTGCTGCCGGTCGGTGTCAAGGCGGCGCAGGGCGGGTTTCGGCGGGGCGAAATGGTGGTCTGCGTGGGGCCGGAAGGGCAGGAGGTTGCCCGCGGTCTGGTCAACTACAACGCTGCTGAGGCTCAGCGAATCTTGGGGCATTCATCCGACGAAATCGAGAAGCTGCTTGGTTATGTCGACGAGCCTGAGCTTATTCACCGCGACAACATGATTCTGGTATGA
- the cgtA gene encoding Obg family GTPase CgtA, with amino-acid sequence MKFVDEVSIFVKAGDGGNGMMSFRREKFIEKGGPNGGDGGDGGSIYLMADENLNTLVDYRYTRRFNAPNGQKGGSTECTGAKGEDLVLPVPVGTTVIDAATQEVIGDLTKPGQRLLVAQGGWHGLGNTRFKSSTNRAPRQTTPGKPGDARDLKLELKVLADVGLLGLPNAGKSTFIRSVSAAKPKVADYPFTTLVPNLGVVSVGRYKSFVIADIPGLIEGASEGAGLGIRFLKHLARTRLLLHLVDMAPLDESDPADAAEVILNELEKFSPALAQRDRWLVLNKADQLLDEEREERMRQVVERLEWTGPVFVISALEREGTEELSQAIMRYLDERALRISEEPAYAEALAELDQQIEDEARARLQALDDQRALRRAGVKPVDEVDDDDFDDDDDDEGGAEIFYVR; translated from the coding sequence ATGAAATTCGTCGATGAAGTATCGATTTTTGTAAAGGCCGGTGACGGTGGTAATGGCATGATGAGCTTCCGTCGCGAGAAGTTCATCGAGAAAGGCGGCCCCAACGGCGGCGATGGTGGTGATGGCGGCTCCATTTATCTGATGGCCGACGAAAACCTCAACACGCTGGTCGACTACCGCTACACCCGCCGCTTCAATGCGCCGAATGGCCAGAAAGGTGGCAGCACCGAATGTACTGGTGCCAAGGGCGAGGATTTGGTTCTGCCGGTACCAGTTGGCACGACGGTGATCGATGCGGCAACGCAGGAAGTCATCGGCGATCTGACCAAGCCTGGTCAGCGCCTGCTGGTCGCGCAGGGTGGCTGGCATGGCCTGGGTAACACACGTTTCAAATCAAGCACCAACCGAGCGCCTCGGCAAACCACGCCGGGCAAGCCGGGTGATGCGCGCGATTTGAAGCTTGAGTTGAAAGTGCTGGCAGACGTCGGCCTGCTGGGCTTGCCCAATGCCGGCAAGAGCACGTTCATTCGCTCCGTGTCGGCTGCCAAGCCGAAGGTCGCGGATTACCCGTTCACCACGCTGGTGCCGAACCTGGGCGTGGTCAGCGTGGGACGCTACAAAAGCTTCGTGATTGCCGACATTCCGGGCCTTATCGAAGGTGCATCTGAAGGTGCGGGTTTGGGGATTCGTTTCCTCAAGCACCTGGCGCGTACGCGTTTGCTGCTGCACTTGGTTGACATGGCGCCGCTCGATGAAAGTGATCCTGCCGATGCGGCCGAAGTCATTCTCAACGAGCTTGAGAAATTCAGCCCCGCGCTGGCTCAGCGTGATCGCTGGCTGGTGCTGAACAAGGCTGATCAGCTGCTCGACGAGGAGCGCGAGGAGCGCATGCGTCAGGTGGTGGAGCGTCTCGAGTGGACTGGGCCGGTTTTCGTGATTTCCGCGTTGGAGCGGGAAGGTACCGAGGAATTGAGCCAGGCGATTATGCGTTATCTGGATGAGCGAGCGCTGCGTATTAGCGAAGAGCCGGCCTATGCCGAGGCGCTTGCCGAGCTGGATCAGCAGATCGAAGACGAGGCGCGTGCCCGTCTGCAGGCGCTTGACGATCAGCGGGCGTTGCGCCGCGCTGGCGTCAAGCCGGTAGATGAGGTGGATGACGACGACTTCGATGATGACGACGATGACGAGGGCGGCGCGGAAATCTTCTACGTGCGTTAA
- the rpmA gene encoding 50S ribosomal protein L27: MAHKKAGGSTRNGRDSEAKRLGVKMYGGQVIKAGNIIVRQRGTQFHAGYGVGMGKDHTLFAKVEGVIKFEVKGAFGRRYVSVVAA; this comes from the coding sequence ATGGCACACAAAAAAGCTGGCGGTTCTACCCGCAACGGTCGCGACTCAGAAGCCAAACGACTTGGCGTGAAGATGTACGGCGGCCAGGTCATCAAGGCCGGTAACATCATCGTGCGTCAACGCGGCACCCAGTTCCACGCCGGTTACGGCGTTGGCATGGGCAAGGATCACACCCTGTTCGCGAAAGTCGAAGGCGTGATCAAGTTCGAAGTGAAGGGCGCTTTTGGCCGTCGCTACGTGAGCGTCGTCGCAGCCTAA
- the rplU gene encoding 50S ribosomal protein L21, whose amino-acid sequence MYAVIVTGGKQYKVAEGEYLKIEKLEVATGEAVTFDRVLLVGNGDDVKIGAPVVEGAKVTAEVIAQGRHDKVTIIKFRRRKHHMKRQGHRQWFTEVKITGIQG is encoded by the coding sequence ATGTACGCAGTTATCGTAACCGGCGGCAAGCAGTACAAGGTTGCCGAAGGTGAATACCTCAAGATTGAAAAACTCGAAGTCGCAACCGGCGAAGCTGTCACTTTCGACCGCGTTCTGCTGGTCGGCAACGGCGACGACGTGAAGATCGGTGCTCCGGTAGTCGAAGGCGCCAAGGTCACTGCTGAAGTGATCGCTCAAGGCCGTCACGACAAGGTCACCATCATTAAATTCCGTCGTCGTAAGCACCACATGAAGCGTCAGGGCCACCGTCAGTGGTTCACTGAGGTCAAAATCACCGGTATTCAGGGCTAA
- a CDS encoding polyprenyl synthetase family protein: protein MQPQAFYQVVADDFAAVDGIIRNQLTSRVPLVEKIGDYITSAGGKRLRPLLVLLSGNALGLKGDQLRLLAAIIEFLHTSTLLHDDVVDMSGMRRGRSTANALWGNAPSVLVGDFLYARSFEMMVALGSMPVMRIISQATRVIAEGEVLQLSKVRDASTTEEIYMEVIRGKTAMLFEASTHSAATLAEADEEQREALRTFGDYLGIAFQLVDDLLDYQGDAETLGKNVGDDLAEGKPTLPLIYTMREGTDEQAALVRKAIQKGGIEDLESIRSAVQACGALDYTARLARDYADRAIACLELLPANAYRDALVELSRFAVARTH, encoded by the coding sequence ATGCAACCCCAGGCCTTTTATCAAGTCGTGGCTGATGATTTTGCCGCCGTCGATGGCATCATCCGCAACCAGCTAACGTCTCGCGTACCGCTGGTGGAAAAGATCGGGGATTACATCACCTCGGCCGGAGGCAAACGTCTGCGCCCCCTGCTGGTGCTGCTCAGCGGTAACGCGCTCGGCCTCAAGGGTGATCAGCTGCGTCTGCTGGCTGCCATCATCGAATTCCTGCACACCTCGACCCTGCTGCATGACGATGTGGTCGACATGTCCGGCATGCGCCGTGGCCGCTCTACCGCCAATGCGCTATGGGGCAACGCCCCGAGCGTACTGGTGGGCGACTTCCTTTATGCGCGCTCATTCGAAATGATGGTTGCACTGGGCTCGATGCCAGTTATGCGCATCATTTCCCAGGCCACGCGTGTAATTGCCGAAGGCGAGGTGCTGCAGCTGTCCAAGGTTCGCGACGCCAGCACCACCGAAGAAATTTATATGGAGGTCATTCGCGGCAAGACGGCCATGCTGTTCGAAGCCTCCACCCACAGCGCCGCCACTCTGGCCGAGGCCGATGAGGAACAACGCGAAGCGCTGCGCACCTTTGGCGACTATCTTGGCATTGCCTTCCAGCTGGTCGATGACCTGCTTGATTACCAGGGAGATGCCGAAACCCTGGGCAAGAACGTCGGCGACGACCTGGCTGAAGGCAAGCCGACCCTGCCGCTGATCTATACCATGCGCGAAGGCACTGATGAGCAGGCCGCACTGGTGCGCAAGGCTATCCAGAAAGGCGGTATCGAAGACCTCGAAAGCATCCGCAGCGCCGTACAAGCTTGCGGCGCACTGGACTACACTGCACGCCTGGCGCGCGACTATGCTGATCGAGCAATCGCCTGTCTTGAACTGCTTCCGGCCAACGCGTATCGCGATGCACTGGTAGAGCTCAGCCGCTTCGCCGTCGCTCGCACGCACTGA
- a CDS encoding FKBP-type peptidyl-prolyl cis-trans isomerase, whose amino-acid sequence MTDLNLTTDETRVSYGIGRQLGDQLRENPPPGISLDAVIAGIRDAFGGVASQVSPEDLNASFAVIRERMQAEAQQKAEAAAGEGKAFLADNAKREGVTTLASGLQYEVLTAGEGAKPTREDQVRTHYHGTLIDGTVFDSSYQRGQPAEFPVGGVIAGWTEALQLMGVGSKWRLYVPSELAYGAQGVGSIPPHSVLVFDVELLAVL is encoded by the coding sequence ATGACCGACCTCAACCTAACCACCGACGAAACGCGCGTGAGCTATGGCATCGGCCGCCAGCTGGGCGATCAGCTGCGCGAGAATCCGCCGCCCGGCATCAGCCTGGATGCGGTCATCGCTGGGATCCGCGATGCCTTTGGCGGTGTGGCCAGCCAAGTCAGCCCGGAAGACCTGAACGCCAGCTTCGCCGTGATCCGTGAGCGCATGCAGGCCGAAGCCCAGCAGAAAGCCGAAGCCGCGGCAGGCGAAGGCAAGGCGTTCCTGGCTGATAATGCCAAGCGCGAAGGCGTTACCACGCTGGCTTCGGGCCTGCAGTATGAAGTCCTGACCGCTGGTGAAGGCGCTAAGCCGACCCGCGAGGACCAGGTTCGTACGCATTACCACGGCACTTTGATCGACGGCACCGTCTTCGACAGCTCCTACCAGCGCGGCCAGCCTGCAGAGTTTCCTGTGGGCGGTGTAATCGCCGGGTGGACCGAAGCGCTGCAACTGATGGGCGTCGGCAGCAAGTGGCGTCTCTATGTGCCGAGCGAACTGGCCTACGGCGCCCAGGGTGTCGGCAGCATTCCTCCGCACAGTGTGCTGGTCTTCGATGTCGAACTGCTCGCGGTTCTGTAA
- a CDS encoding TIGR00645 family protein, translating to MERFVENTMYAARWLLAPIYFGLAFALLALAIKFFQEIWHILPAVLSLSEGDLILKLLSLIDMALVGGLLVMVMLSGYENFVSQLNVDEGKEKLDWLGKIDSGSLKMKVAASIVAISSIHLLRMFMDAQQLESEQLMWYVIIHLTFVFSAFAMGYLDKITKH from the coding sequence ATGGAACGCTTCGTCGAGAACACCATGTATGCGGCCCGCTGGCTGCTTGCCCCTATCTATTTCGGCCTGGCGTTTGCCCTGCTGGCATTAGCGATCAAGTTCTTTCAGGAGATCTGGCACATCCTCCCGGCCGTGCTTTCGCTGAGCGAAGGCGATCTGATCCTCAAATTGCTCTCGCTGATCGACATGGCGCTGGTCGGTGGCCTGCTGGTCATGGTGATGCTTTCTGGCTACGAGAATTTCGTATCGCAACTGAACGTCGATGAGGGCAAGGAAAAGCTAGATTGGCTGGGGAAGATCGATTCCGGCTCGTTGAAAATGAAGGTCGCGGCATCGATTGTGGCGATCTCATCCATTCATCTATTGCGCATGTTCATGGATGCTCAGCAGCTAGAGAGCGAGCAATTGATGTGGTACGTGATCATTCACTTGACGTTCGTATTCTCCGCCTTCGCCATGGGTTATCTGGACAAGATCACCAAGCACTGA